Sequence from the Deltaproteobacteria bacterium CG11_big_fil_rev_8_21_14_0_20_49_13 genome:
TATGCAAAGGTCGTGGTCTATCTTAGAAACGACCTTGTGCAAATAGGTGAGCTCTTCATGGGACGTGATGTTTGGAAGCGCCCTGCCGACAAGCTCTGTAACGCTCTTAAGCCC
This genomic interval carries:
- a CDS encoding dihydropyrimidine dehydrogenase subunit B (NADH-dependent; catalyzes the conversion of pyrimidines to 5,6-dihydro compounds in pyrimidine degradation); translated protein: GLKSVTELVGRALPNITSHEELTYLHKVVSKIDHDLCILCGDCIIAC